A genomic region of Alligator mississippiensis isolate rAllMis1 chromosome 4, rAllMis1, whole genome shotgun sequence contains the following coding sequences:
- the LOC102571342 gene encoding LOW QUALITY PROTEIN: uncharacterized protein LOC102571342 (The sequence of the model RefSeq protein was modified relative to this genomic sequence to represent the inferred CDS: inserted 3 bases in 2 codons; substituted 9 bases at 9 genomic stop codons) → MLLRRYENASVTGCLVTVYITVGSTKHRLMWVVVLPIPECMVGIDVLGEWKNIQVGTPNNIRRLLVSRAKWEPLELPIPHQIVNLEQYRILGGKEDITKMIKDVQEAGVLVPINSPFNSPVWPVRKPDGSXRLTVDYQEFNKVVDPISAAVPDMVSMLEDISAASGEXYAVIDLANAFFSIPLHADHXKPFAFTXEGQQYTFTVLPXGYLNSPAYCHNMVRRDLSEISLPERVLAKHYIDDLMLIGNTLNPVAEALECVMKHMREKRWEVNPQKIQSPAQNVKFLGVQWSRPTRDIPQKIKDKLLSLPDPTTKKEAQRLIGLFEFWRTHIPHLKILMQPLYKVICKAAAFEWGKNQHQAFNDVKAAVPTTLLLGPYSSSNPITLEVSVCQDHASRSLWQTPIGTHQKHLLGFXTQKLPDAAANYTLFEQQLLACYXALVDMERITEGHEILIRPEIPIMQWVMQDSISNKTGRVQESSIIKWKQYIQERVKSSPHGVSKLHEEISTLQAPVEGRPDLLPIATXAPALASWAPRYNDLLPDQRKAAXFTDGSAQYESPTRVWTAAAINPVTGHQLKNTGMRASSQXAELRALMLVVNYETKWQSPAVXIYTDSWAVANSLAV, encoded by the exons ATGCTTTTAAGAAGATATGAGAATGCATCCGTGACCGGGTGTCTAGTGACTGTGTATATTACTGTGGGATCCACCAAACACAGATTAATGTGGGTAGTAGTATTGCCTATCCCTGAATGTATGGTAGGGATTGATGTTCTGGGGGAATGGAAAAATATCCAGGTAGGCACCCCAAACAATATCAGACGCTTATTAGTGAGTCGTGCTAAGTGGGAACCCCTGGAACTACCGATTCCCCACCAGATTGTTAACCTTGAGCAATATCGAATCCTGGGTGGGAAGGAAGACATTACCAAGATGATCAAAGACGTGCAGGAGGCGGGTGTGCTAGTGCCCATTAACTCGCCGTTCAATTCTCCCGTCTGGCCAGTTCGCAAACCTGATGGGTCGTAGAGATTGACGGTAGATTATCAAGAATTTAACAAAGTAGTAGACCCAATTTCAGCTGCGGTACCAGATATGGTTTCTATGCTAGAAGATATTAGTGCTGCCTCCGGTGAATAGTATGCTGTGATTGACTTGGCTAATGCCTTTTTCTCTATCCCTCTGCATGCAGATCA CAAGCCGTTTGCCTTTACTTGAGAGGGACAGCAATACACTTTCACCGTGCTTCCATAAGGGTATTTAAACTCCCCTGCTTACTGTCACAACATGGTCAGACGTGACTTAAGTGAGATTTCTTTGCCTGAAAGAGTGTTAGCCAAGCATTATATTGATGATTTAATGCTAATAGGCAACACCCTGAATCCTGTGGCAGAAGCTCTAGAATGTGTAATGAAACATATGCGGGAGAAGAGGTGGGAAGTAAATCCACAGAAAATTCAAAGTCCAGCCCAAAATGTAAAATTTCTGGGAGTTCAGTGGTCAAGACCTACTAGAGATATTCCACAGAAAATAAAGGATAAACTACTCTCCCTCCCCGACCCTACTACTAAAAAAGAAGCACAAAGACTGATTGGCCTTTTTGAATTCTGGCGCACCCACATACCTCACCTTAAAATATTGATGCAGCCCTTGTATAAAGTAATATGTAAAGCTGCTGCctttgaatggggaaaaaaccaaCACCAGGCCTTCAATGATGTAAAAGCAGCCGTACCAACTACCCTGCTCCTGGGCCCTTATTCATCGTCTAATCCTATTACATTAGAAGTGTCAGTATGTCAGGATCATGCATCACGGAGCTTGTGGCAGACTCCCATAGGGACACATCAGAAGCACCTATTAGGCTTTTAAACTCAGAAATTACCTGATGCAGCCGCTAACTATACCCTTTTTGAACAGCAGTTGCTAGCATGCTATTGAGCATTGGTTGATATGGAACGAATAACTGAGGGACATGAGATTCTTATTAGACCAGAAATTCCCATAATGCAGTGGGTCATGCAGGACTCCATCTCCAACAAAACAGGGAGAGTCCAAGAATCCTCCATTATCAAATGGAAACAGTACATACAAGAGCGTGTAAAGTCCAGCCCCCATGGCGTAAGCAAACTTCATGAAGAAATAAGTACCCTGCAGGCACCAGTGGAAGGTAGACCAGATTTGTTACCCATTGCAA TTGCCCCCGCACTTGCCTCATGGGCCCCTCGCTATAACGATCTGCTACCTGACCAAAGGAAGGCTGCCTAGTTTACAGATGGCTCAGCGCAATATGAGAGTCCTACTCGCGTGTGGACTGCGGCTGCCATTAACCCTGTAACTGGTCACCAACTCAAAAATACCGGGATGAGGGCCTCCTCCCAATAGGCTGAGTTGAGAGCTCTTATGCTAGTAGTAAATTATGAGACCAAATGGCAAAGCCCGGCAGTTTAAATCTATACTGATTCCTGGGCAGTGGCAAATAGTCTGGCAGTATAG